Sequence from the Serinus canaria isolate serCan28SL12 chromosome 24, serCan2020, whole genome shotgun sequence genome:
gctgccaggagctgcagggctggctccagcacagcagctgggaaatgggctccactgcagcagccagcccatccctgcacagAGAACACCTGGGAACACccctgggatgcaggagcatTGCCTGGAAGCTCATGGGGAGCAGAGGATGCACTGAGGGTTTCTCTTggtcactgtcatattttctgaaaaatccccttgcccaggatttctgtcctgggaagctgagaagcctcagggaaaaagaaaaacactgttatctgatttgcttctcctgtgttttcctgctttggaatatggttggagattgtttatccaacatgtgaattgtttttacttaatggtCAGTCAGGGTCAGGCTGTGTCGGACTCAAagagagagtcaggagtttccACTATTATTCTTTGTAGCCTTTTGTCTGcgtcctttctctattctttagtatagttgTAGTATagcataatataatataatgtaatgtaatgtaatgaTATGctaataaatcagccttctaagaacatggagtcagattcatcatttccatCCTTCTCTGTCCTAggaccccaaaaataccccaCCTGGGTGCTCAGAgggtggcagggcagcaggggtgCCTGCAATGGCTCTCACCTCGTGGCcggctgtccccagcagagctggctcgTCCCCTCCTGCTCTTGCTGAAGTAATAAACCAGGATCAGCACACCCAGGGTGATGAGGAGGTCTGCAGTGATGATCCCTGCCACGGTCAGGGCGTCCAGCTCCTCACAGGTGGCACAAACTGCAGGGAtgagggcaggggaggctcagagccagcagagcccaggcctggcacagagctgtgggcagctgggaaggggaaaagggcaATCTGGGAGGGAAGATTTGCCAAAAATGGGCTCTGGGACTGGCCTCAGCAGCACCACGTTcacccaccccagcactggaaaCACAGTCAGCCCCAAAATCTGCCAGGGCAACGTGCAGGGGAGGGGGCAGTGCTCACCTTTGGCATTCAGGTACAGCTGATGCTTCTTTTTacccaaggagcagctgaggttgGCAGGGGTGCTGTCATGGTCCTTTATAACGAACTTCCTGTCCTTGGtgtcctgggatttcccagaCAGGTCCCACTGGATGACCTCGTCCTCCAAGGGACATGTGATGGTCACTGTGGTGCCAGAAATCTCCACCAGGAATTCCCCTTGGGAGGACACACCGATAAGAAAGGAAACCAAGGGCAAAAGTCAAATATTTCTACCTGATTTTTAGTCAGCTGCACTCTTTATATCCTGCTAAATACTAAAGAATGTTGGTAAAGTTCACTTACCCTCCGGTTCTtcatctgcaaaacagaaaacaaggagTGTTAAAAATCATCTCACATTGCCtcacagtgctggaaatgcccaGCACTGGTAATAATCGGGGACCAGTTTCTCCTATCAGTAAGACCACTGTCAGTTAATGAACAGTGAATTTTTCCTATCCTGCAGTATTTACAAAACTGA
This genomic interval carries:
- the LOC103822978 gene encoding T-cell surface glycoprotein CD3 epsilon chain; protein product: MRLEQCLPLLGLLLCSVGTTAQQDEEPEGEFLVEISGTTVTITCPLEDEVIQWDLSGKSQDTKDRKFVIKDHDSTPANLSCSLGKKKHQLYLNAKVCATCEELDALTVAGIITADLLITLGVLILVYYFSKSRRGRASSAGDSRPRGQKMQRPPPVPNPDYEPIRKGQREVYAGLAPRAI